Part of the Clostridia bacterium genome, CGCGCTGACGATGCTTACTCCAACAGATACCGGCGACAGATGCTGCGTTTTCACCGAGGATGACCCGAACGACGACAGTCAGCTCTGGCTGATATGTCCCGACCCGTCCTCCGCCAACGCGGTGCGCTTCATAAACAAACACTACGCCTTCGCCCTTCGATGTAACGCGAACGGCGGATCAGTCATATCGGCTTCGCGCCCGAATCTCACCGAGCCCGAGCAGGTTTTCAACTATTCTTATAACAACCACCGCGGATTCTCGTTCACTTTTTCAGGTAATCAGCGTCTCTCTTATACCGGATCATCATTGAAATTCGTCTCATTGACCAGCGGGATCAAATACTTCGAGATCGTCTCCGTCGCCGCGCCCGAGTGGAGCACCGTATGGAGCGACGAATTCGACGGCCGCGCTCTCGACAGAAACGTCTGGAACGTCAGGGACGGAGTCGTTGACGGCGGTGAAAACGCTTACGCCTTCCGCGACAGCGAAGATAACGTCTTTCTGCAGGACGGAAATCTCGTGATACACACCTTCGAGGGAGAGTACCGCGGGCGCCCCGCGACAAGCGGGCACGTCAGCACCGAGGATAACGTGCAGTTCGGCTACGGCAGGTATGAATTTCGCGTGAAAATGCCGCACGGTCAGGGGATATTCCCCGCGCTGTGGATGATGGGAAACGACGACCTCTGGCCGCTCACCGGCGAGATCGATATTCTCGAAATGGTCGGCTCCGGCCCGTCCGACGGCTGGAGGGACGACAAAAAAGCGATAGCAACCTTCCACTACGCCGACGAAAACGGGGAGCACCGCGAGCTCGGCGGCTACTCGACAAACGGTTTTCTCTACTGCCCGGAGCGTCTTTCCGAGGATTATCACATATACGCAGTTGAATGGGAAAAGGATCAGCTGCGCTGGTACTTCGACGATATACTCTATCTGACTGTCAACGTCGAAGACGCCGCGCTCGCCTCCGCGCTGCAGGAAAACCCGATGTACATACGCATCAACGTTGCGCTGCACGGGCCCGGCGACTATCAGCTGCCCGAAGATATGGCCGAGGCGTTCATGTACGTCGATTACGTCCGCTATATGAAGCCGCGCTCTTCGGCGGCGCCGCAGGACGGAATAAAATTCGACCGCGCGATTCCGACGTATGATTTCAGCCGGGAGTTCTGGTATCCTGCCAATGCCGGAGCCGCTGACGCCGCGCAGGATAAAATGCTGTATGCAAGCGGTTCTTCCGCGCTCAAGATATTCAGCGTCGGGGATATGAGCGAGCTTTACAGCGCCGAGATCGGCGGCGAACGGTACTGGATAAAAAGCTGCGCTTTATCCGCGGACGGCAGCCGCGCGGCTGCCGGATACACCGGCGGCGTCGCGGCATACAACGGCAGATTGAGCATAAGCGCCAAAACCGACTTCGCTTCAAACTCGCCCGTTGTCGCGTTAAGTCCCGACGGCTCGCGCTGCTACGCCGGCGGACAACCTAACGACTCGAGCGGTTTCTGCGATTACTTTTACGTTTACAACGCGTCGAATATGCGCTTGATCAAGAGCGAATACACCGGCAGCTGGGTGGACAGCATAGCAGTCCACGGCAGCGGCGTTTACGCCTACGGGTGCTTCGACGGCACCGTGCGCGTGCGTTCCGCTTCCGACGCCGACCTCGGCGGTTTCACCGCGGGCGGAAGAGTGATCTCGCTCGCCTTCTCCCCCGATGGAAATAAACTCTTCACCGCCGACGGCGGATGCAATATCTGCGTTTATGATATCGAAAGCGGCGCCGCGTCGCTCCTCGCCTCGCTCGGCGACGAAGTTTACCGTATCGCCGTTTCGCCGGACGGAACACGCCTCGCCGCCGCCTGCGGCGACTCCTGCGCGAGAGTCTACGACCTCGCGACCGGACGGCTCGCCGCGCGCCCCTGCCTCGGCAGATTGTTCGTCACCGCAGTCAATTATTCCGTCGACGGCAAGCTTCTGCTTCTCGGCGGTACCGACGGCAAGATCGGCGTTTTCCGCGCCGACGACGGGCATCCGCTCGCGCTGCTGACGGAAAACGGCAGACCGCGCTGGTTCGACACCTCCGTCATCTGTGCGGATAACTCCGCCGTCATGTCGATACGCCGCATTTACGACTACCGGTCCGGACCGATCGCGTGGACGCTTCCGTCCGATCTCATACCCGCCGACGGCGGCGATCCCTATGCGCTTGACGCGCTTCCCTGTTACGACGAAACCGCATACACACCCGAAAGTTACGCTCCCTACGCCGCCGCGCTGAAAAACGCGCACGCGGTCAGAGCGAACAGATACTCCGCGCAGGCGGTCATCGACGCTGCGCTTGCGGCTGTCGAAGAAGCCGCCGCCGCGCTCGAAGAATACGTCCTCAGGGGCGATCTTGACGGCGACGGCGAAGTCACCGTCTCCGACACGCTCCGCGCCCTCCGCTTCGCCGCAAAACT contains:
- a CDS encoding family 16 glycosylhydrolase translates to MKKLTAAVLIAALICACFSGAAFTAAADSLDRAMSTAKPELYGLYTLQSGNALRDVYDRAAATKAAGGTDAALASALRNALGGLIPLGDYERIKLGGFDNVTDADIAGMKLNSGSVSSADGVITLSGGGTLRYCNAVSGGIAGPDPFGAVSPHADGIALKIDSSADAALDLEIGSRGESRSVYTISDIAVSSGERYYFFPFSRFGCQPDEMFNYISLAFTGADEVSFSDLHGCAGALDGARKAEYSETPVTPQALDGGGYFKLLQKGTSLALTMLTPTDTGDRCCVFTEDDPNDDSQLWLICPDPSSANAVRFINKHYAFALRCNANGGSVISASRPNLTEPEQVFNYSYNNHRGFSFTFSGNQRLSYTGSSLKFVSLTSGIKYFEIVSVAAPEWSTVWSDEFDGRALDRNVWNVRDGVVDGGENAYAFRDSEDNVFLQDGNLVIHTFEGEYRGRPATSGHVSTEDNVQFGYGRYEFRVKMPHGQGIFPALWMMGNDDLWPLTGEIDILEMVGSGPSDGWRDDKKAIATFHYADENGEHRELGGYSTNGFLYCPERLSEDYHIYAVEWEKDQLRWYFDDILYLTVNVEDAALASALQENPMYIRINVALHGPGDYQLPEDMAEAFMYVDYVRYMKPRSSAAPQDGIKFDRAIPTYDFSREFWYPANAGAADAAQDKMLYASGSSALKIFSVGDMSELYSAEIGGERYWIKSCALSADGSRAAAGYTGGVAAYNGRLSISAKTDFASNSPVVALSPDGSRCYAGGQPNDSSGFCDYFYVYNASNMRLIKSEYTGSWVDSIAVHGSGVYAYGCFDGTVRVRSASDADLGGFTAGGRVISLAFSPDGNKLFTADGGCNICVYDIESGAASLLASLGDEVYRIAVSPDGTRLAAACGDSCARVYDLATGRLAARPCLGRLFVTAVNYSVDGKLLLLGGTDGKIGVFRADDGHPLALLTENGRPRWFDTSVICADNSAVMSIRRIYDYRSGPIAWTLPSDLIPADGGDPYALDALPCYDETAYTPESYAPYAAALKNAHAVRANRYSAQAVIDAALAAVEEAAAALEEYVLRGDLDGDGEVTVSDTLRALRFAAKLADPDENDIRSGDVDGDGEITVSDALAILRAAVGLADLL